The following are encoded together in the Acinetobacter radioresistens DSM 6976 = NBRC 102413 = CIP 103788 genome:
- the gcvA gene encoding transcriptional regulator GcvA has translation MKTPVYLNALRAFEASARHQSFSTAAIELNVTPAAVGQLVKSLEDYLGITLFQRSTGGKARLVVTEAALMALPDIRAGFNRLLLGLEKLQAQTSAGVLTVAISPAFASKWLLPRIDTFQQAYPEIDIRLDTNLEPVDFAQHGIDIAVRYGQGNWSGLVAEKLMDEEVFPVCSPGFYQKYRHLLKYVENLLNLPLIHDLTLDVHTGFTTWNTWLKYNQVSNGLAQRGLKINNSAAVLQAAIDGHGVALARSVMVADDLKTGQLIRLYPDMKYSSALAYYIVYRQECQNKPKFVAFKTWLMDEVKL, from the coding sequence ATGAAAACTCCTGTATATCTCAACGCATTAAGAGCTTTTGAAGCCAGTGCCAGACATCAAAGTTTTTCCACGGCAGCTATTGAGCTGAATGTAACTCCTGCAGCCGTGGGACAACTGGTTAAAAGTCTGGAAGATTACCTAGGCATTACATTGTTTCAGCGGAGTACAGGGGGAAAAGCCCGCTTGGTGGTAACTGAAGCTGCATTAATGGCATTGCCCGATATTCGTGCCGGTTTTAATAGGCTATTACTTGGTCTGGAAAAACTACAGGCACAAACTTCAGCAGGTGTTTTAACTGTTGCGATCAGCCCGGCTTTTGCATCGAAATGGTTGCTGCCAAGAATTGATACTTTTCAGCAAGCTTATCCTGAAATTGATATTCGACTGGATACTAACTTGGAACCTGTAGATTTTGCTCAACATGGTATTGATATTGCCGTGCGATATGGACAGGGAAACTGGTCAGGATTAGTCGCGGAAAAACTCATGGATGAAGAGGTTTTTCCTGTTTGTTCACCAGGGTTTTATCAGAAATATCGACACCTGTTAAAATATGTAGAGAACTTATTAAACCTACCTTTAATTCATGACTTAACGCTGGATGTCCATACTGGCTTTACTACTTGGAATACATGGTTGAAGTACAATCAGGTGAGCAATGGCTTGGCCCAGCGAGGATTAAAAATTAATAATTCAGCTGCTGTACTACAGGCAGCAATTGATGGGCATGGGGTCGCATTGGCAAGAAGTGTTATGGTGGCAGATGATTTAAAAACAGGGCAGTTGATACGTTTATATCCAGATATGAAGTATTCATCGGCCTTGGCCTATTATATTGTTTATCGACAGGAATGTCAGAATAAGCCGAAATTCGTAGCCTTTAAAACATGGCTGATGGACGAGGTAAAGTTATAA
- a CDS encoding IS5-like element ISAha3 family transposase: MKKPTPKIYRTTNWSSYNQALIKRGNISIWFDPKTQWYAQPQGKQGRNQTYSDTAIQCCLMIKSLFRLSLRMVTGFVQSLIKLCGLNWTAPDYSTLCRRQKHIDIAISYQKSHDGLHLLVDSTGLKFLGEGEWKRKKHQPEYRRQWRKLHIGIDAETLQIRAVQLTTNNVSDSQVLGDLLDQIPLDERIDSVYTDGAYDTKCCRKVISDRQAHAVIPPRKNAKPWKDSKISSIERNELLQTVKHLGRTLWKKWSGYHRRSLVETKMHCIKLLGDRLTARHFQSQVNEIHARVAVLNRFTELGRPRTQVVS, encoded by the coding sequence ATGAAGAAGCCTACACCTAAAATCTATCGTACAACCAATTGGTCCTCGTATAACCAAGCTTTAATCAAGCGAGGAAATATTTCAATCTGGTTTGATCCTAAGACGCAATGGTATGCACAACCACAAGGCAAGCAAGGACGAAATCAAACTTATTCCGATACAGCGATTCAATGCTGTTTAATGATCAAATCTCTATTCCGTCTTTCTTTACGTATGGTTACTGGCTTTGTTCAAAGCCTGATTAAACTCTGTGGCTTGAATTGGACAGCACCAGATTACTCCACCCTTTGTAGACGACAAAAGCATATTGATATTGCGATAAGCTATCAGAAAAGTCATGATGGGTTACACCTACTTGTCGACTCTACGGGTTTAAAGTTTTTAGGTGAAGGCGAATGGAAGCGTAAAAAACATCAGCCTGAATACCGTCGGCAATGGCGTAAACTGCATATTGGTATAGATGCTGAAACACTGCAAATACGTGCCGTTCAGCTTACTACAAATAATGTCAGTGATTCACAAGTACTAGGTGATTTACTGGATCAAATTCCACTAGATGAGCGAATAGATTCTGTCTATACCGATGGCGCGTACGACACGAAGTGCTGCAGAAAAGTGATTTCAGATCGTCAAGCACATGCAGTAATTCCACCCAGAAAGAATGCCAAGCCCTGGAAAGATTCTAAAATAAGTTCAATAGAACGAAATGAGTTACTTCAAACGGTTAAACATTTAGGTAGAACCCTATGGAAAAAATGGTCGGGTTATCACCGTCGTAGTTTGGTGGAAACCAAGATGCATTGCATCAAATTATTAGGTGATAGGCTGACGGCAAGACATTTTCAAAGTCAGGTCAATGAAATTCATGCGCGTGTGGCAGTTCTGAATAGATTTACGGAATTAGGTAGACCTCGCACCCAAGTTGTGTCTTAA
- a CDS encoding MFS transporter → MLQNTMHRQVFILASSQSLFQTISVMVMTIGGLAGANIANTPTLATLPIASMFLGTAMMMFPASMWMAKVGRRNGFLCGALLGISGGIIAAVGIIYSSLYLLALGTFCVGAYQSFAQFYRFAASEVADDAFRSRAISFVMAGGVVAALIGPVLARFGGPLFNHLEYVGSFLIITIVSLIAMGILSRLHIPDQVEIKTSFSAGRPWPKIVFQPMYLVALLGAITGYGIMILGMTATPIAMHHAHHELGTITTVIQLHVLGMFLPSFFTGNLIVRFGVLKVMFAGLLLFACYIAFALSGLQFYSFAISLVLLGVGWNFLFIGSTSLLTRTYTHEEKAKAQAINDMTVFVVGLICSFSAGALLDIIGWKVMNMALIPWLVITALSLVWLSKKTQND, encoded by the coding sequence ATGCTGCAAAATACCATGCACCGCCAGGTTTTCATTCTGGCAAGTTCACAGTCTTTATTCCAGACCATTTCAGTCATGGTGATGACGATTGGCGGACTGGCAGGTGCAAATATTGCCAATACGCCTACCCTTGCCACCCTGCCAATTGCCTCGATGTTTTTAGGTACAGCCATGATGATGTTCCCTGCTTCCATGTGGATGGCAAAAGTAGGCAGGCGCAATGGCTTTTTATGTGGCGCTTTATTAGGTATTTCAGGTGGAATTATTGCAGCAGTTGGTATTATCTATAGTTCACTTTACCTATTGGCATTAGGCACATTCTGTGTGGGAGCATATCAATCCTTTGCCCAGTTCTACCGGTTTGCTGCCAGTGAAGTAGCAGATGATGCCTTTCGTTCCCGTGCAATTTCGTTTGTTATGGCGGGTGGCGTAGTTGCAGCATTGATTGGTCCGGTTTTGGCTCGCTTTGGTGGACCACTATTTAATCATCTGGAATATGTGGGTTCTTTCCTGATCATTACTATCGTTTCCCTGATTGCGATGGGAATCTTATCAAGACTGCATATTCCAGATCAGGTAGAGATTAAGACCAGTTTTAGTGCAGGACGACCTTGGCCAAAAATTGTATTTCAGCCCATGTATTTAGTGGCTTTACTGGGCGCAATTACTGGTTATGGCATCATGATTTTAGGTATGACTGCCACACCAATTGCCATGCATCATGCTCATCATGAATTAGGTACAATTACCACTGTAATTCAATTACATGTACTGGGGATGTTCCTACCATCATTTTTTACGGGTAACCTGATTGTCCGTTTTGGTGTATTGAAAGTCATGTTTGCAGGTCTCTTACTGTTTGCCTGTTATATCGCTTTTGCCCTTTCTGGTCTGCAATTCTATTCATTTGCCATTTCTCTGGTTTTATTGGGTGTAGGCTGGAATTTCCTGTTTATTGGTAGTACTTCTTTATTAACCAGAACTTATACTCACGAAGAAAAAGCCAAGGCACAGGCCATTAATGACATGACAGTTTTCGTGGTGGGATTGATCTGCTCATTTAGTGCTGGGGCATTGCTGGATATAATTGGCTGGAAGGTCATGAATATGGCCCTTATTCCATGGCTGGTTATTACAGCACTTTCTTTAGTATGGTTATCTAAGAAGACGCAGAATGATTAA
- a CDS encoding MarR family winged helix-turn-helix transcriptional regulator yields MSDALLKKYDQSLYSAHNRLFFRLFQVGNSLDRKCLNELKISPVHWAVLGALSRPKVKSGMSFSDLTEYLGVSRQNLDAVLKRLERDGLVERVISEQDRRAKIVALTAEGLETWDNLQADFFEFYGQALNKLTFDDVITLIHLLNKVNDGLKSIKIQNHT; encoded by the coding sequence GTGAGTGATGCTTTGTTAAAAAAATATGATCAATCCTTATATTCTGCGCATAACCGGCTTTTTTTCCGGCTGTTTCAGGTGGGCAACAGCCTGGACCGCAAATGCCTCAATGAGCTGAAAATATCTCCAGTACATTGGGCTGTGCTGGGTGCTTTGTCCCGTCCAAAAGTTAAATCAGGAATGTCCTTTTCTGATCTGACTGAATATTTGGGCGTGAGCCGGCAAAATCTGGACGCAGTATTAAAACGGCTAGAACGTGACGGTCTGGTGGAGCGGGTCATTAGTGAACAGGACCGCCGTGCTAAAATTGTTGCGCTGACGGCTGAAGGCTTGGAGACATGGGATAACTTGCAAGCTGATTTCTTTGAGTTTTATGGTCAGGCCCTAAATAAGCTCACCTTTGATGATGTAATTACCCTGATTCATTTGCTAAATAAGGTGAATGATGGACTTAAAAGCATTAAAATTCAAAATCACACCTAA
- a CDS encoding DUF4142 domain-containing protein yields METITVKKIVSCIAFSSILGLTACQSTTKGHHSMDDRKHHSKMWHDKHEDLSDNQIIKILSTANNGEIMQANAALPKLKMAQVRQYAQMMIREHSANEQKGQALATRLMLTPQTSEISKLLQRDSDKIVDKLNRSSSDTDKDYMKSQVEVHRKVLMVIDKKLIPNAKNSDLKNMLVQTRSAVATHLQMAEQMVSMMK; encoded by the coding sequence GTGGAAACTATAACAGTGAAAAAGATAGTCAGCTGTATTGCTTTTAGTAGTATATTAGGCCTGACTGCATGCCAAAGTACAACCAAAGGCCATCACTCTATGGATGATCGAAAACATCATTCTAAAATGTGGCATGATAAGCATGAAGACTTATCTGATAACCAGATTATTAAAATATTGAGTACTGCCAACAATGGCGAGATTATGCAGGCAAACGCGGCCTTGCCAAAGTTAAAAATGGCTCAAGTCCGTCAATATGCTCAGATGATGATTCGTGAACACTCAGCGAATGAGCAAAAAGGTCAAGCATTGGCAACTCGTCTGATGCTAACACCACAGACCAGTGAGATTAGTAAGTTATTACAGCGTGACAGTGATAAGATCGTTGATAAACTTAACAGATCATCTTCTGACACTGATAAAGATTATATGAAGAGCCAAGTGGAAGTACATCGTAAAGTCCTCATGGTTATCGATAAAAAATTGATTCCAAATGCTAAAAACTCTGACTTAAAGAACATGCTTGTTCAAACACGTAGTGCGGTTGCTACACACTTACAAATGGCTGAACAAATGGTTTCAATGATGAAGTAA
- a CDS encoding glucose 1-dehydrogenase — translation MKGLKDKVVIVTGGAGGIGSATCQRLAEEGAKVAIFDMNLEAAEKLANEINQYGQALAIQCDITQSDVVEQAVQKTETELGPINGLVNNAGWDIFKPFVKTNPQEWEKLIQINLVGMLNMHFTVLKGMVERNSGSIVNIASDAARVGSSGEAVYAACKGGFLSFSKTLAREHSRHNIKINVICPGPTDTALLAGVTEGASNPEKLREAFIRAIPLGRLGQPDDLASAIAFFLSDDASFITGQVLSVSGGLTMNG, via the coding sequence ATGAAGGGATTAAAAGACAAGGTTGTGATTGTGACAGGCGGAGCAGGCGGAATTGGTTCAGCCACCTGCCAACGTCTGGCAGAGGAAGGCGCCAAAGTTGCCATTTTTGATATGAATCTGGAAGCGGCTGAAAAGCTGGCGAATGAAATCAATCAATACGGTCAGGCACTGGCAATTCAGTGTGATATTACCCAAAGTGATGTAGTTGAGCAGGCAGTTCAAAAAACCGAAACTGAACTCGGTCCAATTAATGGACTCGTCAACAATGCCGGCTGGGATATTTTTAAACCTTTTGTTAAAACCAATCCGCAGGAATGGGAAAAACTGATCCAGATCAATCTGGTCGGTATGCTGAATATGCACTTTACTGTGCTAAAAGGCATGGTAGAACGCAATTCCGGCAGTATTGTCAATATTGCTTCTGACGCGGCCCGGGTCGGCTCTTCGGGTGAAGCAGTCTATGCGGCCTGTAAAGGCGGCTTTTTATCTTTCTCTAAAACGCTGGCACGTGAGCATTCACGTCATAACATCAAAATTAATGTGATTTGCCCGGGACCTACAGATACGGCTTTGCTTGCAGGCGTGACTGAAGGCGCGTCAAATCCGGAAAAATTACGTGAAGCTTTTATTCGTGCCATTCCACTGGGTCGTTTGGGTCAACCGGATGATTTGGCTTCTGCCATTGCCTTTTTCTTGAGCGATGATGCCAGCTTTATTACCGGACAGGTACTCAGTGTCTCTGGCGGTTTAACCATGAACGGTTAA
- the aliA gene encoding cyclohexanecarboxylate-CoA ligase: MDFDAVLIPARKEAMLKQGYWLNQTILDFLRSAVEKNPDKTALVSVKVENQTEQTFSYQQLWEMTNKIALGLKQLGVEKNDVVSCQLPNWWEFTLLYLACSRIGSVLNPLMPIFRERELEFMLKHGESKVFVVPKTFRNFNHDQLANQLQNKLDSLKHVVVVNGEGENNFDHLLLNHGLEQDASAVAALDGLESGPDDITQLIFTSGTTGEPKGVMHTANTLFSNIVPYAERLHLTENDVVLIASPMAHQTGFMYGLMMPIQLNTKVVLQDVWDVAKAVDLIHQHQVNFTMASTPFLNDLSSTVAEQHDKVDSLKIFLCAGAPIPGPLVQKARETLGVKVISAWGMTECGAVTLTRPEDKDERSFNTDGIALPGVEIKIVDKKGQSKTVNEAGRLMIRSCSSFGGYLKRPHLNDTNVEGWFDTGDIAYQDEQGYIRICGRKKDVIIRGGENIPVAEIESLLYKHPNIALVALVAYADERLGERACAIIKLKDPAQLLSLNELVDFLKTHNLAIQYIPERLEIWEEIPMTPSGKIQKFKLRELLQ; this comes from the coding sequence ATGGATTTTGATGCGGTTCTGATCCCGGCCAGAAAAGAGGCCATGCTCAAACAGGGATACTGGTTAAACCAGACAATACTCGATTTTTTACGCAGTGCCGTAGAAAAGAATCCGGACAAAACAGCTTTAGTCAGCGTTAAGGTCGAGAATCAAACTGAACAGACTTTCAGCTACCAGCAGCTTTGGGAGATGACCAATAAAATTGCGCTGGGTCTAAAACAGCTGGGTGTTGAAAAAAATGATGTGGTGTCTTGCCAGTTGCCGAACTGGTGGGAATTTACCTTGCTTTACTTGGCTTGCAGCCGTATCGGTTCAGTACTCAATCCGCTTATGCCGATCTTCCGTGAACGTGAACTGGAATTCATGCTCAAACATGGTGAATCCAAAGTTTTTGTTGTACCTAAAACGTTCCGCAATTTTAATCATGACCAGCTGGCCAATCAGCTGCAAAACAAGCTGGATAGCTTGAAGCATGTAGTGGTGGTCAATGGTGAAGGCGAGAATAATTTTGATCATCTGTTACTCAATCATGGTCTGGAACAAGATGCTTCAGCAGTTGCTGCGCTGGATGGACTGGAATCTGGCCCGGATGACATTACCCAGCTGATTTTTACCTCAGGCACAACCGGTGAACCGAAAGGCGTGATGCATACTGCCAATACCTTATTTTCCAATATTGTGCCGTATGCAGAAAGACTGCATTTAACTGAAAATGATGTGGTATTAATAGCTTCACCAATGGCACACCAGACCGGTTTTATGTATGGCTTAATGATGCCGATTCAGCTGAATACCAAAGTGGTGTTGCAGGATGTTTGGGATGTAGCCAAAGCAGTGGACCTGATTCATCAGCATCAGGTGAATTTCACCATGGCCTCGACACCATTTTTGAATGATTTGTCCAGTACCGTGGCAGAACAGCATGATAAAGTCGATTCACTAAAGATTTTCCTGTGTGCCGGTGCACCCATTCCAGGTCCATTGGTGCAAAAAGCCAGGGAAACTCTGGGTGTTAAAGTTATATCAGCTTGGGGTATGACTGAATGTGGCGCTGTAACACTAACCAGACCTGAAGATAAGGATGAACGCTCTTTCAATACTGATGGAATTGCATTGCCAGGTGTTGAAATCAAGATCGTGGATAAAAAAGGACAGAGTAAAACTGTTAATGAAGCCGGCCGTTTAATGATCCGTTCATGTTCCAGTTTTGGAGGTTATTTAAAACGCCCACATTTAAATGATACAAATGTTGAGGGCTGGTTTGATACCGGAGATATCGCATATCAGGATGAGCAGGGTTACATCCGGATTTGCGGACGTAAGAAAGATGTGATTATCCGTGGCGGAGAAAATATTCCGGTTGCGGAAATTGAGTCACTATTATATAAGCATCCAAATATCGCTTTAGTAGCATTGGTGGCTTATGCAGATGAAAGGCTTGGTGAACGTGCATGTGCGATTATCAAACTAAAAGATCCAGCACAGCTTTTGAGTTTAAATGAACTGGTTGATTTTCTTAAAACCCATAATCTGGCCATACAATATATTCCTGAACGTTTAGAAATCTGGGAAGAAATACCAATGACACCCTCTGGAAAAATCCAGAAATTTAAATTGAGAGAGTTATTGCAGTAA
- a CDS encoding cupin domain-containing protein: MWINADFSQVAMVRPNDYQWVKSPGGEVERVMLDRIGGETARATSLVRYAPQSIFPEHQHPLGEEILVLSGTFTENGNQHYPAGWYLRNPDGSKHTPSSEEGALIFVKLMQMTREDVLSVRINTHEPENWQILNQRKICPLYDSQDEQTYVEKLIPHQSFAEHSANGIELLVIQGELLANGETYPAGSWIRLPIQNSHNFHACSAGAILYVKTGHLLSAQKFMEQKP; this comes from the coding sequence ATGTGGATTAACGCTGATTTTTCCCAAGTAGCTATGGTTAGACCTAACGATTATCAATGGGTCAAATCTCCTGGTGGTGAAGTTGAACGAGTTATGCTCGATAGAATAGGTGGTGAAACAGCCCGTGCCACCAGTCTGGTTCGTTATGCACCGCAGAGCATTTTTCCAGAGCATCAACATCCATTAGGTGAAGAAATTTTAGTGCTCTCTGGAACATTTACTGAAAATGGCAACCAGCATTATCCAGCAGGCTGGTATTTACGGAATCCGGATGGATCAAAACATACTCCATCCAGTGAAGAAGGCGCACTGATTTTTGTCAAGCTCATGCAAATGACCAGAGAAGATGTACTGTCGGTGCGTATTAATACCCATGAGCCCGAAAACTGGCAAATACTTAATCAGCGTAAGATTTGCCCTTTATATGACTCTCAGGACGAACAAACCTATGTGGAAAAACTAATACCCCATCAGAGTTTTGCTGAGCACAGTGCAAACGGAATTGAACTTCTGGTGATACAAGGTGAATTGCTTGCAAATGGAGAAACTTATCCTGCAGGTTCATGGATTCGTTTACCGATTCAAAACAGCCATAACTTTCATGCTTGTTCAGCAGGAGCAATCCTTTATGTAAAGACAGGACATCTTTTATCTGCTCAAAAATTTATGGAACAGAAGCCATGA
- the aliB gene encoding cyclohexanecarboxyl-CoA dehydrogenase, producing MKKNPYITEELEFLAETAEKFAQKYIAPGFLERDQSRIFDRDLVKKMGEMGFIAPELPEQYGGQGIGRLAAGIIHEAIAKADLSFSYINLLASLNGQILAEHGQPEVVEPWLKKLTAGEAIFSIALTEPRGGSDAANLRLKIERDGDEYVINGEKTSISAADQADASVVFGRTGANENGAHGVTALLVPMNLPGISTTRFDCHGQRAIGRGSIFFDNVRVPVNHRLGDENKGFVQVMQGFDFSRALIGLQVLAVARVSLDEAWEYAAQREAFGQPLTAFQGVSHPLAEYETQVEAARLLCLQTLWLKDNHLPHTSEAGMCKWWGPKLAYDVIHQCLLTFGHAGYDRGVMEQRMRDVLGFQIGDGTAQIMKTIIARHKAGRKAVPA from the coding sequence ATGAAAAAGAATCCTTATATCACTGAAGAGCTCGAGTTTTTGGCAGAAACAGCAGAAAAATTTGCCCAGAAATATATCGCCCCAGGCTTTTTGGAACGAGACCAAAGCCGAATCTTTGACCGTGATCTGGTCAAAAAGATGGGTGAAATGGGCTTTATTGCACCTGAACTGCCGGAACAATACGGCGGTCAGGGCATAGGCAGACTGGCAGCTGGAATTATCCATGAAGCGATTGCCAAAGCAGATTTAAGTTTCTCCTATATCAACCTGCTTGCTTCCCTAAATGGTCAGATTCTGGCCGAACATGGTCAGCCAGAAGTAGTTGAGCCTTGGTTGAAAAAACTCACTGCAGGCGAAGCTATCTTTTCAATAGCTTTGACCGAGCCGCGAGGCGGTTCTGATGCAGCGAACTTGCGTTTGAAGATTGAACGTGATGGCGATGAATATGTCATTAACGGCGAAAAGACTTCAATTTCTGCGGCCGATCAGGCAGATGCTTCTGTAGTGTTTGGTCGTACTGGTGCCAATGAAAATGGCGCACATGGCGTGACAGCGCTTTTAGTTCCAATGAATTTACCGGGCATCAGTACCACACGTTTTGACTGTCATGGTCAGCGCGCCATTGGTCGCGGTTCAATCTTTTTTGACAATGTTCGCGTACCCGTAAATCACCGTCTAGGGGATGAAAACAAAGGTTTTGTGCAGGTGATGCAGGGCTTTGATTTTTCTCGTGCGCTGATCGGTTTACAGGTTTTGGCCGTTGCCCGGGTGAGTCTGGATGAAGCCTGGGAATATGCAGCCCAACGTGAAGCTTTTGGTCAGCCATTGACTGCTTTTCAGGGAGTTTCGCATCCACTGGCAGAATACGAAACTCAGGTTGAAGCGGCACGCTTACTTTGCCTGCAAACCTTATGGCTCAAGGACAATCATCTGCCACATACCTCTGAAGCGGGCATGTGTAAATGGTGGGGGCCAAAACTGGCCTATGATGTAATTCATCAATGTCTGTTGACCTTTGGCCATGCCGGTTACGATCGCGGTGTGATGGAACAGCGGATGCGTGATGTACTTGGTTTCCAGATTGGTGATGGAACGGCCCAGATCATGAAAACGATTATTGCGCGACATAAGGCAGGACGTAAGGCTGTTCCGGCTTAA
- the badI gene encoding 2-ketocyclohexanecarboxyl-CoA hydrolase produces MNFEDILYEVKNGVAWITINRPEKMNAFRGTTCDELIKALNRAGYDRNVGAIVLAGAGEKAFCTGGDQSAHDGNYDGRGTIGLPMEELHTAIRDVPKPVIARVQGYAIGGGNVLATICDLTVCSDKAIFGQVGPKMGSVDPGYGTAFLARVVGEKKAREIWYMCRRYSGQEAVEMGLANKCVPADQLDAEVQAWAEEICQRSPTAIAIAKRSFNMDTAHQAGIAGMGMYALKLYYDTEESREGVNALKEKRQPEFRKYAK; encoded by the coding sequence ATGAATTTTGAAGATATCTTATATGAAGTTAAAAATGGTGTTGCCTGGATCACGATTAACCGTCCAGAAAAAATGAATGCCTTCCGTGGCACCACTTGTGACGAGCTGATCAAGGCGTTAAATAGAGCAGGTTATGACCGTAACGTGGGCGCAATTGTGCTGGCGGGTGCAGGCGAAAAAGCCTTCTGTACCGGTGGTGACCAGTCCGCGCATGATGGAAATTATGATGGCCGCGGCACGATTGGCTTACCAATGGAGGAATTACATACCGCTATCCGTGATGTACCTAAACCGGTAATAGCACGCGTACAAGGCTATGCGATTGGCGGTGGCAATGTGCTGGCAACCATTTGTGACCTGACTGTCTGTTCAGATAAAGCCATTTTTGGTCAGGTTGGTCCGAAAATGGGATCGGTTGATCCGGGCTATGGCACGGCATTTTTAGCACGTGTGGTAGGTGAAAAGAAAGCCCGTGAAATCTGGTATATGTGCCGCCGTTATTCTGGTCAGGAAGCTGTTGAAATGGGCCTAGCGAATAAATGCGTACCGGCTGATCAACTGGACGCTGAAGTGCAGGCTTGGGCAGAGGAAATTTGTCAGCGTAGTCCGACTGCCATTGCAATTGCCAAACGCAGTTTCAATATGGATACCGCACATCAGGCAGGTATTGCTGGCATGGGCATGTATGCGCTAAAACTTTATTACGATACTGAAGAGTCTCGTGAAGGAGTCAATGCACTGAAAGAAAAACGTCAGCCTGAATTCCGTAAGTATGCCAAATAA
- a CDS encoding AAA-type ATPase lid domain-containing protein, whose translation MQRTSKKATAFMQAYAWPGNIRKLENLLECAVCEPKISR comes from the coding sequence ATACAGCGCACCAGTAAAAAAGCCACAGCCTTTATGCAAGCCTATGCTTGGCCAGGAAATATCCGAAAGCTGGAAAATCTGCTGGAATGTGCTGTCTGTGAACCTAAAATCAGCCGTTAA